Below is a window of Nitrospinota bacterium DNA.
GGTGGGCGCCAACCGGGGGGGCTATGCCAACGCGGCGCTTGACCGGTTATTGGAAGATGGGCGGGCCGCCACGGATGAAACGGCGCGCAAGCGCGTTTATGATGAAGCCCAGCGGCTGCTTGCCGAAGAGCTGCCGTTTGTGGCGCTGTGGACCGGACGCAACGTGGCGGCAATGGATAAGCGGTTAAATGGTTTTGTCATCTATCCGGATGAAAGCCTCGATTCGCTGGCCACAGCGTGGCTAGCCGCCGCGTGGCTGGAAAAGGGAAAGTAGGATGCAACGGTATATGACATCGCGGCTGGCAATGCTCCTGCCAACGTTGTTTGGCGTGGTGACCGCCGTTTTCCTCGTCATCCACCTTATTCCCGGCGACCCGGTGGAGGCAATGCTGGGGGAGTCGGCGATGGCGGCGGAGAAAGAGGCGCTGCGGCAAGAGTTGGGGCTGGATCGCCCGCTTCTTACGCAGTACGGCGGCTATCTCGCGGGGCTGGCGCGGGGCGATCTCGGCGCCAGCATCGCCACGCGGCGGCCGGTATTTGTTGAGATCGCGGCCCGCTGGCCCGCAACGCTGGAGCTGGCGGCGGCGGCGCTGCTGCTGGCGGCGTTGACCGCCGTTCCGCTTGGCGTATTGGCGGCGGCGCGGCGCGGCGGCGCGCTGGATAACGCGACTCTTTTCTTTTCCCTCATCGGCGCGGCGGTGCCGGCGTTCTGGCTGGGGCCGCTGCTCATCATTGTTTTTTCCATCGGGCTGGCGTGGCTGCCGGTGTCGGGCCGCGATGGCGCCGCCAGCATCAT
It encodes the following:
- a CDS encoding ABC transporter permease, translating into MQRYMTSRLAMLLPTLFGVVTAVFLVIHLIPGDPVEAMLGESAMAAEKEALRQELGLDRPLLTQYGGYLAGLARGDLGASIATRRPVFVEIAARWPATLELAAAALLLAALTAVPLGVLAAARRGGALDNATLFFSLIGAAVPAFWLGPLLIIVFSIGLAWLPVSGRDGAASIILPAVTLGAGMAAILLRLTRSAVLEAAEDDYVRAARARGLPEWRVYLKHALGNALLPVVTMMGLQLGALLSGAVITETIFSWPGVGRLMIEAIEKRDYPLVQGCVLNIALCYVFANFAVDILYAWLDPRIRLER